Below is a genomic region from Persicimonas caeni.
ACCTGTGTCTGTGCGATATCGGACTGCCGGACATGAGCGGCCACGAGATTGCCCGCGCTGCACGCTCGAGTGACGCGATCGACGACGTCACCCTCGTCGCGCTGACCGGCTACGGCCAGGCCGACGACCGCGCGCGCAGCAAAGAGGCGGGCTTCGACGCCCATCTGACCAAACCCGTGCGCCTCAACGACCTCACCGAGGTGCTGGGTTCCGCCCGTTAATCCATTTTTGTTTGAATAATTGCTCTCTGTGGTTTGATTTAATGATGGACAGCTGATAGAGGTTGTCCGTCGGCCGGGTCGACTCGGCCGCCAACATCTCGAGGAAAGCCTACCTTATTGTTTGGTTTCCGGTTTTTTTCACGCGGTCTGTAGTGTTTGGATTTGGGTGTTCGCACCTTCCTCCCTTCGTCAGTAGATTTGCCTGGACAAAATTGGTCAGTTCCACAGTGAGCTGGCGCCCCAAGAGACGGGTGCTCGATGGATTCGAGTGTCCGCAATTTGCCCCTCGATCGGCTCCGTTAGAGAGCTGGGTCGGGGATTCATGAATGAAGCACCGAGTACACAGGACAAAGCATGTCGAACAGAGTCGAAGGTAAAGTGAAGTGGTTCAACGAAGACAAAGGCTACGGCTTCATCGAGCGCAATGACGGTGGTGAAGACGTCTTCTTGCACTTCAGCGCGCTCGCGCAGACCGGTTTCAAGACCATCGCCGAGGACGCCGCCGTCGAATTCGACGTCGAGCCCGGCCCGAAAGGTCCGAAGGCCGCTAACGTGGTTCAGCTCTGAACCGCGACGAGGTAACTCGCCGGATGCCCTGATACGGTAGTCGTCGAGACCTTCAAAAGCCCCGGTCGTCCCGCAAGGGATGGCCGGGGCTTTTTGCGTTCCGCTCCCTGCTGGAACGTCACGATGCGCCTCGATGTGCTTAGTTTCTGCAGTGTGAGGCTGGGTACTGGGGGAAGCATGCGTCTATGGCACCGCTACATTATCGGAGTCGTGGTGGCGATCGGTCTGTTCGCGCCGCTCGTCGCGCAGGCGCAGAGTGCGCCCATGACCGAGGTCGACCAGCCGGTGCGCGCCGAGGGCTTCGAGGTCATTATCTTGGGCAACCAACTGCTGCTCGACCCGGTGCTCAGCAAAGAGCTCGACCTACCTTATGCTCCCTATCCCACCGAAGCGTTGGCCCAGAAGGCCGAGCGCCAACTGCAGAGTTATCTGGTCGACACCGGCTTTACGTTGGCCCGCGTCGAGGCGGTGATCTACGGCGGCAAGCTGTGGCTCTTCGTCGACGAGGGCAAGATCGACGAGGTCTTCTTTACCGGCGCGGGCACCACCAAGACCGCGCAGATGCAGCTCGAGTTCGATCTCCCCCAGGACATCTACAACCAGATCCACCTCGAGCGCGAGCTCGAGCGGCTGCGCGCAAAGCACGGGCTGCAGCGCCTCGACGCCGAGCTGGTCGAAAAGGAGGCCGAGGCGCCCGAGCACCTCGAGCGGCGGCTGGTCGCCGCCCTGTCCGACGGGGGCGCAAATGGCGAGGGCGCCGACGAGGCCGAAAAGATCTGGCGAGAGGCCCAAGATCGCTACTCGCTGCGGGTCATCGCGGTGGGCGAAGAGTGGGGCCGGGGCGTCGACTTCGGCGTCGACGTCATCGGGCCCTACGGCCTGGAGGTCGCCGTGGGCTACTCGGACACCGACTTGTTGTTCGCCGCCGACCGCTACAGCGTCGAGCTGGAGGTGGGCGGGTTGAGCGAGGAGTGGTTCACCGGCGCCGAGGCCGAGCTGTTCTACGCCGCGCCCGAGCAGCTCGACGAGTCGGTGCGCCCGGCGATCGATATCGACGGGCAGGTCGACAACCTCGAGCGCGAGACGCTCGATCTGACCCGCTACATGTACCTGCAGACCGACGCGGTGGCGCTGGTGGGCTTCGAGCCGCGCTACGACCTGGTCATCGCGCCGGGCGTGGGCTGGGGCTACGATAACCTGCTCGACTTCGAGCCCGGCGAGAACACCCCGGCGTTCGTCGTCGAGCAGTCCCGAAGCTATCCGGTCGGCCAGATCGGGCTGGAGTGGCTCATCGACCGCGTCGGTTTTCGCCAGGACAAGCTGCACTTGCTCGAGGCGATCTTGGAGGCGCGCTCGGTCGACGAGGGGCTGTGGCTTCGCTTCGAGGGCGACTACCAAAAGGCCTGGGGCTTCGACTACGACACGCTTTTTTTGCGGGCGAACTACTTCGGGTTCTTTGGCGACGGCATCGAATGGTACGACGAAGATCCCATCGCCTCGCAGGTCATCCGGGCGGTGCCCGGCGATTACGAGTTCGCCCGACGCCTCTTCGCGGTAGGCTCCGAGTACCGCCTGTCGCTCTACGAAGACCTCGTGAAGGCGGGCGTGTCGGGCTCGGCCGCCGCCGCCAACCTGCACAACCGCCAGACCCGCGACCAATTCTTCGAGCTGTACGCCTCCGGCGGCCCCGGCTTGCACCTGCAACTGTTGGGCAACTTCCAGCTCAACCTGTACTACCACTTCGGCTGGCGCGGCGACGGCGACACCACCGGGCGGTTTTCGCTGAGGTTCTGGAAGATCTACTGAGCCGGGAATCGGTGCGGGGGCATCTTGCCCTCGAAATCGGTGCGGGGGCATCTTGCCCTCGAAATCGGTGCGGGGGCATCTTGCCCTCGAAATCGGTGCGGGGGCATCTTGCCCTCGAAATCGGTGCGGGGGCATCTTGCCCTCGAAATCGGTGCGGGGGCATCTTGCCCTCGAAATCGGTGCGGGGGCATCTTGCCCTCGAAATCGAAATCAAGTATGCGCCTTGAGCATGCCGAGGCCCCCATCGACGCCGAGCACCTGCCCGGTCACCCAGTCGTTGTGCCCGTCGAGCAGCCACGTGATCGCCGAGGCGACGTCTTCGGCCTTGCCGATACGGCCCAGCGGGTGCATGTCGAGCGAGTACTGCTTGGTCTTCTCGCTTGCGGTGATCTGCTCGGAGGCGGGCGTCTCGACCAGCCCCGGGGCCACGCAGTTGACCCGAATCCCACGCTTGGCGTAGGAGGCCGCGGCCGCCTTGGTGAGCCCGATGATGCCGGCCTTGGCGGCCGCGATCGACTCGTGGTTCGCCAGCCCGATTTGGGCGGCCGCGGAGCTGACCAACACGATTGAACCCCCTTCATTCTGCATGCGCGACGTCGCCGAGCGCACCGTAAAGAAGGCCGTGTCGAGGTTCAGGGCCACGACACGATGGTAGTCGTCGGGGTTGGTGCGGTGCGCGGGTTTCAAGAAGACCGAGCCGACACAGTTGACCGCGCCGTCGATGCGGTCGCACTCGCGCATGGCGAAGTCGAAGCAGTCATCGACCTGCACGGCGTCGGTCGCGTCGAGCTGGAAGCCCTTGGCGTCGAGCTCGCGACACAGGTGGTCGACCTTGTCCTGGTGGTGCCCGGCGATCACCAGCCGAGCCCCCGCCTCGCGCAGGTCCCTGCACAACTGCGAGCCGATACCGCCGGTCCCGCCGAGCACGACGATGACCTTCGAGTTGAGTGTGGATGCCATCTTCTCCTCCCTCTTTAAAATTATGGTGAGCCGCCGCAATACTCGGCTCGTTAGTGGGATGCAGAGAATGGGCGTCGCGTTGCGGAAAAGGTGTGGGGAGGCGAGGCAGCGCTCGACGCGCTGCCTCTGTGGTGGAAGTTGCGGACTCAGTCGCGGACTCAGTCGCGGACTCAGTCGCGGAATTGCTCGTACCAAAACTCGTTGTCGCGCTGCTCGCCTTCCGGGCCGCGTTCGACTTCGCTGCGGCGAAGCTCGACGCGTCGGATCTTGCCGGAGACGGTCTTGGGCAGCTCGAGAAACTCGATGCGACGAATACGTTTGTAGCCGGAGAGGTCCTCGCGGATCATCGCGAAGATGCTGCGGGCGACCTCCTCGCCCGGCTCGTAGCCCTCTTTGAGGGTCAAAAAGGCCTTGGGGATTTCGCCGCGGGTGGCGTGCGGGCTGGGGACGACGGCGGCCTCGGCGACCGCCTCGTGGCGGATGATGAAGCTCTCGAGCTCGAAGGGGCTGATGCGGTAGCCCGAGCTCTTGAACACGTCGTCGGCGCGGCCCACGTAGGTGATATAGCCGTCTTCGTCGCGCTCGGCCACGTCGCCCGTCAGGTAGAACTCTCCTCCGACCTTCTCGCGACTGCTGGTTTCATCGCCGTAATAGCCGGCCATCAAACCCACCGGGGCGGGGTCGAGGCGAATGGCGATCTGGCCCTCGCCGGGGCCGTCGATGGGCTCGTCGTCGGCGTCGAGCAGCACGATATCGTAGCCGGGGAGGGGGCGGCCCATCGAACCCTCTTTGATGGGCTGGTCGGGCGTGTTGGCGATCTGGGCGGTCGTCTCGGTCTGCCCGTACCCGTCGCGAGGGCGCAAGCCCCAGGCCTCGTCGATCTTGTCGATCACCTTGGGGTTGAGCGGCTCGCCGGCACTGACGATCTCGCGCAGGCTGACGTCGTAGCCGCCCAAGTCATGCTGGATGAACAGCCTCCAGACGGTCGGCGGCGCGCAGATCGAGGTGACCTTGCAGTCGGCGATGGTCTGCAGCGCCCAGTCGGCGTCGAAGCGATCGTAGTTGAGGTAGACCACCGTGGCGCCGGCGATCCAGGGGGCAAAGAAGCTGCTCCACGCATGCTTGGCCCACCCCGCCGAGCTGATATTGAGGTGATTGTCGCCGGGCTGTAGCCCCAGCCAGTACATCGTCGACAGGTGCCCGACCGGATAGCTCTGGTGGGTGTGCATCACCAGCTTGGGCGCGGCGGTGGTCCCGGAGGTGAAGTAGAGCAACAGTGGAGAGTCGGCCGGCGTGTCGGCGTCGGGGCTGAAGGAGGCGTCGGCTCGGGTC
It encodes:
- a CDS encoding cold-shock protein, producing MSNRVEGKVKWFNEDKGYGFIERNDGGEDVFLHFSALAQTGFKTIAEDAAVEFDVEPGPKGPKAANVVQL
- a CDS encoding BamA/TamA family outer membrane protein, producing MRLWHRYIIGVVVAIGLFAPLVAQAQSAPMTEVDQPVRAEGFEVIILGNQLLLDPVLSKELDLPYAPYPTEALAQKAERQLQSYLVDTGFTLARVEAVIYGGKLWLFVDEGKIDEVFFTGAGTTKTAQMQLEFDLPQDIYNQIHLERELERLRAKHGLQRLDAELVEKEAEAPEHLERRLVAALSDGGANGEGADEAEKIWREAQDRYSLRVIAVGEEWGRGVDFGVDVIGPYGLEVAVGYSDTDLLFAADRYSVELEVGGLSEEWFTGAEAELFYAAPEQLDESVRPAIDIDGQVDNLERETLDLTRYMYLQTDAVALVGFEPRYDLVIAPGVGWGYDNLLDFEPGENTPAFVVEQSRSYPVGQIGLEWLIDRVGFRQDKLHLLEAILEARSVDEGLWLRFEGDYQKAWGFDYDTLFLRANYFGFFGDGIEWYDEDPIASQVIRAVPGDYEFARRLFAVGSEYRLSLYEDLVKAGVSGSAAAANLHNRQTRDQFFELYASGGPGLHLQLLGNFQLNLYYHFGWRGDGDTTGRFSLRFWKIY
- a CDS encoding SDR family NAD(P)-dependent oxidoreductase → MASTLNSKVIVVLGGTGGIGSQLCRDLREAGARLVIAGHHQDKVDHLCRELDAKGFQLDATDAVQVDDCFDFAMRECDRIDGAVNCVGSVFLKPAHRTNPDDYHRVVALNLDTAFFTVRSATSRMQNEGGSIVLVSSAAAQIGLANHESIAAAKAGIIGLTKAAAASYAKRGIRVNCVAPGLVETPASEQITASEKTKQYSLDMHPLGRIGKAEDVASAITWLLDGHNDWVTGQVLGVDGGLGMLKAHT
- a CDS encoding AMP-binding protein, translating into MQEDHSFARARQLLLDQRTDYDTARAEFEWPRLDTFNWALDWFDPMAEGNDELALLGIDDDGTQHKVTFDEMRRRSNQVANFLADQGIERGDRVLLMLPNVVPLWEAMLGLMKLGAVTIPATVLLTDDDLADRLERGEVSHVIVWHEETEKFEELLDEQTRISVGGEVDGWQRFEGSTRADASFSPDADTPADSPLLLYFTSGTTAAPKLVMHTHQSYPVGHLSTMYWLGLQPGDNHLNISSAGWAKHAWSSFFAPWIAGATVVYLNYDRFDADWALQTIADCKVTSICAPPTVWRLFIQHDLGGYDVSLREIVSAGEPLNPKVIDKIDEAWGLRPRDGYGQTETTAQIANTPDQPIKEGSMGRPLPGYDIVLLDADDEPIDGPGEGQIAIRLDPAPVGLMAGYYGDETSSREKVGGEFYLTGDVAERDEDGYITYVGRADDVFKSSGYRISPFELESFIIRHEAVAEAAVVPSPHATRGEIPKAFLTLKEGYEPGEEVARSIFAMIREDLSGYKRIRRIEFLELPKTVSGKIRRVELRRSEVERGPEGEQRDNEFWYEQFRD